In one window of Qipengyuania profundimaris DNA:
- a CDS encoding error-prone DNA polymerase → MPENDHQIPKRRIDVDPDLVRTPQRAPFVELGLVSCFSFLRGASDAVDLVERAYGLGYDAIGIADANTMAGVVRIHSEAKTLKLKPLIGCRIETVAGFAFLAYPKDRAAYGRLCQLISQGRMATLDGEWQAKGECHISLAMLAAHSEDVQLILVPPRDLEQRFTIAIPSNVVPFRQADTGEEVKTQWTQVEGDLADLLPHVTRQLPTLRYIAASYLYTASDIERIERLDHFAQANDLCILATNDVHYATPDKRPLQDVMTAIRHRTTVAEAGHLLFGNAERYLKSPAAMVRMFARWPHAIAATREVADACDFSLDTLKYEYPEELYPGGVDPQGYLESETWKGAVWRYPEGIPDSLRETLHKELALIGKMQLARYFLTIKDIVDFARNKVDPPILCQGRGSAANSAVCYCLGITSVDPEKHQLLFDRFISEDRKEPPDIDVDFEHERREEVIQYLYRKYGRHRAGLCATVIHYRPRMAIREVGKAMGLSEDVTAVLARTVWGGWGRTIDEGHVENETGLDLTDPHLRRVLKLTEQMIGMPRHLSQHVGGFILTDGPLTEMVPIGNGAMPDRSFIEWDKDDIDDLGILKVDVLALGMLTCIRKGLKLLEDHHGESYQLATIPREDPAVYDMLCTGDSLGVFQVESRAQMNMLPRLRPREFYDLVVQVAIVRPGPIQGDMVHPYLKQRRRAREGKTDFYLPSPAPEHGPPDELSSILERTYGVPIFQEQAMKIAIDAAKFSSKEANRLRKAMATFRSRGMVNEHQDMMVGRMIERGYDPEFSARCFEQIKGFGEYGFPESHAASFAHLVYVSSWMKCHYPAAFACALLNSQPMGFYAPAQIVRDAREHGVTVLPADVNLSDWDCSLEDCEGEIALRLGLRQVDGLREAVAARLIGEREERGPYADVTALRDRARIGPSHVERLASADCFGSIALSRRQALWDARSLIAEPDLPLFAAAAEREEGAETSATQLPHMPLSEEVVADYLTTRLSLKAHPMSFLREDLDARGFVRACDLRERKFRSTVNVAGVVLIRQQPGSAKGVCFITLEDETGVVNLVIWPDLKARQRKVVMGARLMEVRGRVEYDDEVVHVIAQHMTDATQDLHRLSDDLLVAPIARADHVNSPLPSHCKAGWENPAGSADAPASEPTAKPPPKDDWQDPPPGNRECGWGGRHPRDVRVIPKSRDFH, encoded by the coding sequence GTGCCGGAGAACGACCACCAGATCCCCAAGCGCAGGATCGATGTCGATCCCGATCTCGTAAGGACGCCGCAGCGCGCGCCTTTTGTCGAGCTTGGCCTCGTTTCCTGCTTCAGCTTCCTGCGCGGCGCGTCCGATGCGGTCGATCTGGTCGAGCGGGCCTATGGGCTCGGTTACGATGCGATCGGAATTGCCGATGCCAATACCATGGCCGGTGTGGTGCGCATCCATAGCGAGGCGAAAACGCTTAAGTTGAAGCCGCTTATCGGCTGCAGGATAGAAACGGTCGCGGGTTTCGCCTTCCTCGCCTATCCCAAGGATCGCGCTGCTTACGGGCGTCTGTGCCAGCTGATTTCGCAGGGACGTATGGCCACGCTGGACGGCGAATGGCAGGCCAAGGGCGAGTGCCACATCTCGCTGGCCATGCTCGCTGCGCATAGCGAGGATGTGCAGTTGATCCTCGTGCCGCCGCGCGATCTGGAGCAGCGTTTCACGATTGCGATCCCGAGCAATGTCGTGCCGTTTCGCCAGGCGGATACAGGGGAGGAAGTCAAAACCCAGTGGACGCAGGTCGAGGGTGACCTGGCCGACCTTCTTCCGCACGTAACCCGCCAGCTGCCAACATTGCGCTATATCGCCGCGAGCTACCTTTACACGGCCAGCGATATCGAACGGATCGAGCGGCTCGATCATTTCGCACAGGCCAACGATCTGTGCATCCTCGCCACCAACGACGTGCATTACGCCACGCCCGACAAGCGGCCCCTGCAGGACGTGATGACCGCCATCCGCCACAGGACCACGGTGGCCGAGGCCGGGCACTTGCTGTTCGGCAATGCCGAGCGGTACCTCAAGTCGCCTGCCGCCATGGTCCGCATGTTCGCCCGCTGGCCACATGCCATCGCCGCCACGCGCGAAGTGGCCGATGCCTGCGATTTCAGCCTCGACACGCTGAAATACGAATATCCCGAAGAGCTTTATCCCGGCGGCGTCGACCCGCAGGGCTATCTCGAAAGCGAAACCTGGAAAGGGGCCGTCTGGCGCTATCCTGAAGGCATTCCCGACAGCTTGCGCGAGACTTTGCACAAGGAACTTGCGCTGATCGGGAAGATGCAGCTTGCGCGCTATTTCCTGACCATCAAGGATATCGTCGATTTCGCGCGCAACAAGGTCGATCCGCCGATCTTGTGTCAGGGACGTGGCAGCGCAGCCAATTCGGCCGTCTGCTACTGCCTCGGCATCACCAGCGTCGATCCGGAAAAGCACCAGCTCCTGTTCGACCGCTTCATCTCCGAAGACCGCAAGGAGCCGCCCGATATCGATGTCGATTTCGAGCATGAGCGCCGCGAGGAGGTGATCCAGTATCTCTATCGCAAATACGGCCGCCATCGGGCCGGGCTATGCGCTACGGTGATCCATTATCGCCCGCGCATGGCAATCCGCGAGGTGGGCAAGGCGATGGGCCTGTCCGAGGATGTTACCGCCGTGCTGGCGCGCACCGTCTGGGGCGGATGGGGCCGCACGATCGACGAGGGGCATGTCGAGAACGAAACCGGCCTCGACCTCACCGATCCGCATCTGCGCCGCGTGCTCAAGCTGACCGAGCAGATGATCGGCATGCCGCGCCATCTCAGCCAGCATGTCGGCGGCTTCATCCTCACCGACGGCCCGCTGACCGAGATGGTGCCGATCGGCAACGGCGCCATGCCCGACCGCAGCTTCATCGAGTGGGACAAGGACGACATCGACGATCTCGGCATTCTGAAGGTCGACGTGCTTGCACTCGGCATGTTAACTTGCATCCGCAAGGGGCTGAAACTGCTAGAAGATCATCATGGCGAGAGCTACCAGCTCGCTACCATTCCGCGCGAGGATCCGGCGGTCTACGACATGCTGTGCACGGGCGATTCGCTCGGCGTGTTCCAGGTCGAGAGCCGGGCGCAGATGAACATGCTGCCGCGCCTGCGTCCGCGCGAATTCTACGATCTCGTCGTGCAGGTCGCCATCGTGCGGCCCGGGCCGATCCAGGGCGACATGGTTCACCCCTATCTCAAGCAGCGCCGCCGGGCGCGCGAGGGCAAGACCGACTTCTACCTGCCGTCGCCCGCGCCGGAGCACGGTCCGCCCGACGAGCTCTCGTCGATCCTGGAGCGGACCTATGGCGTCCCGATCTTCCAGGAACAGGCGATGAAGATCGCCATCGACGCGGCGAAGTTCAGCTCGAAAGAGGCGAACCGGCTGCGCAAGGCCATGGCGACCTTCCGCAGCCGCGGCATGGTGAACGAGCATCAGGACATGATGGTCGGCCGCATGATCGAACGCGGTTACGATCCCGAATTCTCCGCGCGGTGCTTCGAGCAGATCAAGGGCTTCGGTGAATACGGCTTCCCGGAAAGCCACGCCGCCAGCTTCGCCCACCTCGTCTATGTGTCGAGCTGGATGAAGTGCCATTATCCGGCGGCCTTCGCCTGCGCGCTGCTCAATTCGCAGCCGATGGGCTTCTACGCACCCGCGCAGATCGTGCGCGATGCGCGCGAACATGGCGTCACGGTGCTGCCCGCCGACGTCAATCTGTCCGACTGGGACTGCTCGCTGGAAGACTGCGAGGGCGAGATCGCCTTGCGCCTCGGCCTCAGGCAGGTCGACGGCTTGCGGGAGGCCGTGGCGGCACGGCTGATCGGGGAGCGCGAGGAACGGGGGCCCTATGCCGACGTCACGGCGCTGCGGGACCGTGCCCGCATCGGCCCGTCGCATGTAGAGCGGCTTGCCAGCGCGGACTGCTTCGGTTCGATCGCGCTGTCGCGGCGTCAGGCGCTGTGGGATGCGCGCAGCCTGATCGCGGAGCCGGACCTGCCTCTGTTCGCCGCCGCGGCCGAGCGCGAGGAGGGCGCCGAGACGTCGGCCACGCAGCTGCCTCACATGCCGCTGAGCGAGGAAGTCGTGGCGGATTACCTGACCACGCGGCTCAGCCTGAAAGCGCATCCGATGTCGTTCCTGCGCGAGGACTTAGACGCACGCGGCTTTGTGCGCGCTTGCGACCTGCGCGAGCGCAAGTTCCGCTCCACCGTGAATGTGGCGGGCGTGGTGCTGATCCGCCAGCAGCCGGGCAGCGCCAAGGGGGTGTGCTTCATCACGCTGGAGGATGAGACGGGCGTGGTGAACCTCGTTATCTGGCCCGATCTCAAGGCCCGCCAGCGCAAGGTGGTGATGGGCGCGCGGCTGATGGAAGTGCGCGGGCGCGTGGAATATGACGACGAGGTCGTCCACGTTATCGCCCAGCACATGACCGACGCGACGCAGGATCTCCACCGCCTGTCCGACGACCTGCTGGTCGCGCCGATCGCGCGGGCGGACCATGTGAACAGCCCGCTGCCGTCGCATTGCAAGGCAGGATGGGAGAATCCGGCGGGGAGTGCCGATGCTCCGGCTTCCGAGCCCACCGCGAAACCGCCGCCGAAGGACGATTGGCAGGACCCGCCGCCGGGCAACCGCGAATGCGGTTGGGGAGGGCGGCATCCGCGCGATGTGCGCGTGATCCCGAAATCGCGCGACTTCCACTGA
- a CDS encoding extensin family protein, which yields MKIDISRRIGRFRADRRVVILLVLIGLALAGRVWLAEHPEHSPWAPLDLRDPVGWATETKMLALRDDPAQCRATLERSEIAFTALDPAGEGACRREDRTRLDGYPLSPSTPAMTCPTTVALYLWERDVLEPLARELFDSEIEQIEHLGAYSCRRLYGREEGPWSEHATANAIDIAGIRLSDGTQISVLRDWAVDGPKAEFLRRARDEACDSFATVLSPDYNAAHADHFHLDMSARWRGVCR from the coding sequence ATGAAAATTGACATTTCCCGCCGCATCGGCCGATTTCGTGCCGACCGTCGCGTGGTAATCCTGTTGGTGCTGATCGGCCTGGCGCTTGCCGGCCGCGTGTGGCTGGCCGAGCATCCCGAGCATAGCCCCTGGGCACCGCTCGACCTGCGCGATCCCGTGGGGTGGGCAACGGAAACAAAGATGCTCGCACTGCGAGACGATCCCGCGCAATGCCGCGCGACGCTGGAGCGGAGCGAGATTGCTTTCACCGCGCTCGACCCCGCAGGCGAGGGTGCTTGCAGGCGCGAGGATCGGACGCGGCTAGATGGGTACCCCCTGTCCCCCTCGACACCCGCCATGACCTGTCCGACGACGGTGGCGCTCTACCTATGGGAGCGCGACGTGCTCGAACCTTTGGCGCGAGAGCTATTCGATAGCGAAATCGAACAAATCGAACATCTTGGAGCATACTCCTGTCGCCGCCTCTACGGTCGCGAAGAGGGTCCCTGGAGCGAACATGCCACGGCCAACGCCATCGATATTGCCGGCATCCGGTTATCCGACGGGACGCAAATCAGTGTGCTCCGAGATTGGGCTGTGGACGGCCCGAAGGCGGAGTTCCTTCGCCGCGCCCGCGACGAAGCATGCGACAGTTTCGCAACCGTCTTGAGCCCCGACTACAACGCCGCCCATGCCGACCATTTCCATCTCGACATGAGCGCCCGCTGGCGGGGCGTATGCCGCTGA